A genomic region of Zea mays cultivar B73 chromosome 6, Zm-B73-REFERENCE-NAM-5.0, whole genome shotgun sequence contains the following coding sequences:
- the LOC109940264 gene encoding protein FAR-RED ELONGATED HYPOCOTYL 3-like, translated as MYCGRMTSTQRSESQNRVLKDGYVNNVTSLHIFAKRVLDSIQHTDHMDAGESHYSQTEVVRACKSRFDEQLSRVYTRAVYNEYKREYINSTAFVIEPDPGVECGYLVKHEKGDGTFCWAQHAFKVVADKAAGVYKCECMQWEHTGLFCMHIIKAFTHLQVQNIPEKYILKRYTRNARSVVPWDRHDVSVGGQNETEQSRLSKLLPKLMRLGRAGSKSDRAYTETIRHIDMITPGIELLRTAEIGPIGPDEATNTELQQDAEGRRNIGSIAPTQQSSDNNIEPVVMPTGPTPPPESGLNPDSANCLTDLRLTEPPMSRTKGRKSTSGAKCAKNSVEPANPYSTYSGGQGIRECQTCHVRGHYSTTCPQNPNRSSAAENKDKKRSAKTIGWTPRKRGRPTIKKELNGNQDEAQSEGDDTQQSGCTMAVQESAAHAVIARIKRATTCHVNYQDESD; from the exons ATGTACTGTGGGCGAATGACTTCCACCCAGAGATCTGAGAGCCAAAACAGGGTTTTGAAAGATGGTTATGTTAACAATGTGACAAGCCTGCATATATTTGCAAAGAGGGTGCTTGACTCGATTCAGCACACAGACCACATGGATGCTGGGGAGTCACACTACtcacag ACTGAAGTTGTCAGAGCCTGCAAATCAAGATTTGATGAGCAACTCAGCAGGGTGTACACCAGGGCTGTGTACAATGAATACAAGAGGGAATATATTAACAGCACAGCTTTTGTGATAGAGCCTGATCCGGGAGTGGAATGCGGTTACTTGGTGAAACATGAGAAAGGCGATGGGACATTTTGCTGGGCACAACACGCATTCAAGGTGGTGGCTGACAAAGCAGCAGGCGTGTATAAATGCGAATGCATGCAGTGGGAGCATACAG GTCTGTTCTGCATGCACATAATAAAGGCATTCACCCACCTCCAAGTCCAAAACATACCTGAAAAGTACATTCTGAAGCGATATACACGTAATGCAAGATCTGTGGTTCCGTGGGACCGGCACGATGTGAGTGTTGGTGGTCAAAATGAGACAGAGCAGTCAAGGTTGTCGAAGCTGCTGCCAAAGTTAATGCGACTGGGAAGAGCGGGAAGCAAATCTGATAGAGCATACACTGAAACTATCAGGCACATCGACATGATAACTCCTGGGATTGAGCTTCTACGAACAGCGGAGATTGGTCCGATTGGTCCGGACGAAGCAACAAATACTGAGTTGCAGCAAGATGCAGAAGGACGGCGGAATATTGGTTCCATTGCACCAACACAACAAAGTTCTGACAACAATATAGAACctgttgtgatgccaactggacctACACCACCACCGGAATCGGGCCTGAATCCAGATTCTGCAAACTGCCTCACTGATCTAAGATTGACTGAACCGCCAATGTCGCGCACGAAGGGTAGGAAGTCTACCAGTGGGGCTAAATGTGCTAAAAATAGTGTGGAACCTGCTAATCCATACAGCACATATAGTGGTGGTCAGGGCATAAGAGAGTGCCAAACCTGCCATGTTAGGGGGCACTATAGCACAACATGCCCTCAGAACCCAAACAGAAGCAGTGCGGCCGAGAATAAGGACAAAAAAAGAAGTGCGAAAACTATAGGTTGGACTCCAAGAAAAAGAGGTCGCCCAACAATAAAAAAAGAACTAAATGGGAATCAAGATGAGGCACAGAGTGAGGGGGATGATACACAGCAATCTGGGTGCACTATGGCGGTGCAGGAGTCAGCAGCACACGCGGTGATTGCAAGAATTAAGAGGGCGACAACTTGCCATGTTAATTACCAGGACGAAAGTGATTAA
- the LOC103630859 gene encoding uncharacterized protein, with translation MAPTADDLAGPPAPPHPPRPPPPPPPSRAPAETPTPTNHAAAISSPLLQPHPAPGAAADAPLSRWLRRLEAFLSAAGLAASTPLGVAAAASALAVVGLALPAAAVALSPCRGGAAACGDFEVEVFEVCVLLSQAAAAAVALACVSRKVAVHGLRRFLFVDPDLGMRIRFQKEYVARIQDFFRTLTWWIVPCLAVKVTREVSRFAHILQQGSSSAWTWRACAVLFASVASWTYLTTIILSSCMLFNLVCSLQVIHFDDYGKLLEQDADPLVYLKEHLQLRHNLSKISHRFRVFLLLLFLSVTAGQFAILFKTTAYSGPINFTNGGDIAVSSVVQVVGLVLCLHAAAKISHRAQNIAALASRWHALATCSTDSTYVTTPNSSGNLAPFPAHLFLRDYSGSDLESLDSASVQGSSHGTAQLASYMSSYHKRESLVLYLLANPGGITIFGWIVDRAFLNTILMLELTLVLFVLSKTVVIPAKTLVHSYIGYP, from the exons ATGGCCCCCACCGCAGACGACCTCGCGGGGCCGCCAGCGCCGCCGCACCCTCCTCGCccacctccgccgccgccgccatcgcGGGCTCCTGCCGAGACCCCGACCCCGACGAACCACGCGGCGGCGATCTCGTCGCCGCTGCTGCAGCCCCATCCCGCGCCCGGCGCAGCCGCGGACGCGCCGCTCTCGCGGTGGCTGCGCCGGCTCGAGGCGTTCCTGTCGGCGGCGGGGCTGGCGGCGTCGACGCCGCTGGGCGTGGCGGCGGCCGCCTCGGCGCTGGCCGTCGTGGGCCTGGCGCTGCCGGCCGCCGCCGTCGCGCTCTCCCCGTGCCGCGGCGGCGCCGCCGCATGCGGCGACTTCGAGGTCGAGGTGTTCGAGGTCTGCGTCCTGCTCTCGCAGGCGGCCGCCGCGGCCGTTGCGCTCGCCTGCGTCTCGCGCAAGGTGGCCGTGCACGGCCTCCGCAGGTTCCTCTTCGTCGACCCGGACCTCGGCATGCGGATCCGCTTCCAGAAGGAGTACGTCGCCAGGATCCAG GACTTCTTCCGCACTCTGACGTGGTGGATAGTGCCGTGCCTAGCCGTGAAGGTGACCCGGGAGGTCTCCCGCTTCGCGCACATCCTGCAGCAGGGGTCGTCGTCGGCCTGGACCTGGAGGGCCTGCGCGGTGCTGTTCGCGTCCGTGGCGTCGTGGACGTACCTGACGACGATCATCCTGTCGTCCTGCATGCTCTTCAACCTGGTGTGCAGCCTGCAGGTCATCCACTTCGACGACTACGGCAAGCTGCTGGAGCAGGACGCGGACCCGCTTGTGTACCTCAAGGAGCACCTGCAGCTCCGCCACAACCTGTCCAAGATCAGCCACAGGTTCCGCGTGTTCCTCCTCCTGCTCTTCCTCTCCGTCACCGCCGGCCAGTTCGCCATCCTCTTCAAGACCACGGCGTACAGCGGGCCGATCAACTTCACCAACGGAGGGGACATCGCT GTGTCTTCGGTGGTTCAGGTGGTCGGCCTCGTCCTCTGCCTGCACGCCGCTGCCAAGATCTCCCACCGAGCTCAGAACATCGCTGCGCTGGCTAGCCGGTGGCACGCGCTGGCGACGTGCTCTACCGACTCCACCTACGTGACCACCCCGAACAGTTCCGGGAACCTCGCGCCTTTCCCCGCGCACCTGTTCCTGAGAGACTACTCGGGGAGTGACCTGGAGTCCCTGGACAGCGCGTCGGTTCAGGGCAGCTCCCACGGCACGGCCCAGCTGGCCTCCTACATGTCCTCGTACCACAAGAGGGAGTCGCTTG TGCTGTACCTGCTGGCCAACCCAGGCGGCATCACGATATTTGGCTGGATCGTCGACCGGGCGTTCCTGAACACCATCCTGATGCTCGAGCTGACCCTTGTGCTCTTCGTGCTTAGCAAGACCGTTGTGATCCCGGCCAAGACACTGGTGCACAGTTACATCGGCTACCCATGA